One part of the Terriglobia bacterium genome encodes these proteins:
- a CDS encoding long-chain fatty acid--CoA ligase produces the protein MKGSMMDYPLTLQAILERIPKTYPNVEIVSRLPDGGVQRYTYLDFYRRTKALAEALHGAGLRPGDRVATLCWNHSAHLEAYFGVPSAGGVVHTLNLRLHPQELAFIVNHAQDRFLIVDDVLLPLFEQFKDKVKPEHVFVVGQQKQALPPGTKSYEELLASASGDYEFPRADEDDAAAMCFTSGTTGNSKGVLYSHRALILHALAFSLPDAFCVSLHDVCMALAPMFHANAHGLPHVAIMLGCKLVMPGRQLDAPSILDLFSSEQVTLATAVPTVWAGILEALEREPSRWKIAPKFRGFVGGTAVPEALVRKLDARGLPLIQVWGMTETTPVAVCSTLKSHMLEWTEDERYRVRVRQGRALPFMEVRVVNDNGEAPWDGTTLGELHVKGAWTAASYFNAPGTEDRWTADGWLRTGDIATIDAEGYVQIADRAKDLIKSGGEWISSVDLENALVAHPAVREAGVIAVPHPKWDERPVAAIVLRSGATASPDELREFLALRFAKWQLPDAFVFLDELPHTSTGKLSKLELRKRFAKWQWEKTGATS, from the coding sequence ATGAAGGGATCCATGATGGATTACCCGCTCACCCTGCAAGCTATCCTGGAGCGAATCCCAAAGACTTATCCTAATGTTGAAATAGTTTCGCGCCTGCCGGATGGCGGAGTGCAGCGTTACACGTATCTGGATTTTTATCGCCGGACCAAGGCGCTGGCGGAGGCATTGCACGGCGCGGGACTGCGGCCGGGCGATCGCGTGGCTACCCTCTGCTGGAACCACTCTGCGCATCTTGAAGCTTACTTCGGGGTGCCAAGCGCCGGCGGCGTGGTGCACACGCTCAATTTGCGGCTGCATCCGCAGGAGCTGGCCTTCATTGTGAATCATGCGCAGGACCGTTTTCTGATTGTGGATGACGTACTCCTGCCGCTGTTTGAGCAGTTCAAGGACAAGGTTAAGCCGGAACACGTGTTTGTTGTTGGTCAACAGAAACAGGCTTTGCCGCCCGGTACGAAAAGTTATGAAGAGCTGTTGGCGTCAGCAAGCGGTGACTATGAATTTCCACGCGCTGACGAAGACGATGCAGCCGCGATGTGCTTTACTTCCGGCACAACCGGCAATTCCAAGGGAGTGCTCTACTCACACCGCGCATTAATCCTGCATGCGCTGGCTTTTTCCCTGCCGGACGCTTTCTGCGTTTCACTGCATGACGTTTGTATGGCGCTGGCACCGATGTTCCACGCTAATGCCCACGGACTGCCGCACGTGGCCATCATGCTGGGTTGCAAGCTGGTGATGCCCGGACGGCAGCTTGATGCACCGTCCATCCTTGATCTGTTCAGCTCAGAGCAGGTCACGCTGGCCACGGCCGTCCCTACGGTCTGGGCGGGAATTCTGGAGGCGCTGGAAAGAGAGCCCTCACGCTGGAAGATAGCGCCGAAATTTCGCGGCTTTGTGGGCGGGACAGCGGTGCCGGAAGCGTTGGTGCGTAAGCTGGACGCACGCGGCCTGCCGCTGATCCAGGTCTGGGGCATGACAGAGACGACGCCTGTGGCGGTCTGCTCCACGCTGAAATCGCACATGCTGGAATGGACCGAAGATGAGCGTTACCGCGTGCGTGTCCGGCAGGGACGGGCGCTGCCATTTATGGAGGTACGCGTAGTAAATGATAATGGCGAAGCTCCGTGGGACGGCACAACGCTGGGTGAGTTGCACGTGAAGGGAGCATGGACTGCGGCCAGCTACTTCAACGCCCCAGGCACGGAAGATCGCTGGACGGCCGACGGCTGGCTGCGTACCGGTGACATCGCCACGATCGATGCAGAGGGATACGTGCAGATTGCTGACCGAGCCAAGGACCTGATCAAGTCCGGAGGCGAATGGATCAGTTCAGTCGATCTGGAAAATGCTTTGGTAGCACATCCTGCAGTGCGCGAAGCGGGCGTGATTGCTGTGCCGCATCCAAAGTGGGACGAGCGCCCGGTGGCCGCAATAGTGCTGCGCTCCGGGGCGACGGCAAGTCCCGATGAGTTGCGCGAGTTTTTAGCGTTGCGCTTTGCTAAATGGCAACTGCCGGATGCTTTCGTATTTCTTGATGAACTGCCGCATACATCGACGGGAAAGTTATCCAAGCTGGAATTGCGCAAACGGTTTGCGAAATGGCAGTGGGAGAAAACCGGAGCGACGTCATAG
- a CDS encoding YcxB family protein produces MNISDRGIVADHQLGHVEATWNMYEKFRETQNLFLLYQSTDVVGIVPKRVFIDPADLRQFRDLIASKIRPA; encoded by the coding sequence GTGAATATCAGCGACCGGGGCATTGTCGCCGACCATCAGCTTGGTCACGTGGAAGCGACATGGAACATGTACGAGAAATTTCGCGAAACGCAGAACCTCTTTTTGCTTTATCAGAGCACGGACGTTGTTGGTATAGTGCCCAAACGCGTGTTTATCGATCCGGCAGATCTTCGGCAATTCAGAGACTTAATTGCCTCTAAGATCCGCCCAGCATGA
- a CDS encoding cytochrome P450 has translation MLNRSRQSSYAPGPHTFQFFLDLPQFRKDPLGGFFRAALTYGDVVRYRGVWVTHQLSHPDHIQQVLQSNFANYRKGRGYRILKLSLGEGLLTSEGALWQRQRKMTQPSFQGQQVASFVSTMAENTLAMLRRWEPAAKDNQVFDVVPDFMRLTLNIASQVLFTTNLEADAESIRRTLDIGRDYSVDRAWSIFPPPLSIPTRRNREYRAALANIHGIIDRIIAGRRSQSQRISDLLTMLMEARDENGAAMSDKQLRDEVITLLTAGHETTTLALAWTCYLIGTRPDVVERMQAEAAFLNGRIPTYEDLMKLRYSRMVLEESMRLYPPVWTLARTAVNEDEIGGYRISAGSEILIFPYITQRHPKWWQDPDVFRPERFAPENSAARPRYAYLPFGAGPRTCIGLNFAMTELLVALTLILQRFRITLAIDPAKVHPEPSVTLQPKPGIPVRLEKV, from the coding sequence GTGTTGAATCGCTCCCGCCAGTCCAGTTACGCGCCCGGTCCTCATACTTTTCAGTTTTTTCTGGACTTGCCGCAATTTCGCAAAGACCCGCTCGGGGGCTTCTTTCGTGCGGCCCTCACGTATGGCGATGTAGTTCGCTATCGCGGCGTATGGGTGACGCACCAGCTCAGTCATCCGGACCACATTCAGCAAGTCCTGCAAAGCAATTTTGCCAATTACCGCAAAGGCCGCGGTTACAGGATTCTCAAACTCTCGCTGGGTGAAGGCCTGCTTACCAGTGAAGGCGCGCTCTGGCAGCGGCAGCGCAAAATGACGCAGCCGTCATTTCAAGGCCAGCAGGTGGCATCGTTCGTCAGCACCATGGCGGAAAATACTTTGGCCATGTTGCGCCGATGGGAACCCGCTGCCAAAGACAATCAGGTCTTTGACGTGGTGCCGGACTTTATGCGGCTCACGCTGAACATCGCCTCACAGGTGCTTTTTACCACTAACCTTGAGGCCGATGCCGAATCGATTCGCCGCACGCTTGATATTGGCCGCGACTATTCCGTCGACCGAGCATGGTCGATCTTCCCTCCGCCGCTCAGCATTCCCACGCGGCGCAACCGTGAATATCGCGCTGCGCTGGCCAACATTCACGGCATCATTGACCGCATCATCGCCGGTCGCCGGAGCCAATCCCAGCGCATCTCTGACCTGCTTACCATGCTGATGGAAGCCCGCGACGAGAACGGCGCAGCCATGTCTGACAAGCAGCTGCGCGATGAAGTCATCACCCTGCTCACCGCTGGACACGAAACAACTACGTTGGCTCTGGCTTGGACCTGTTATCTGATCGGCACGCGACCGGACGTTGTGGAGCGCATGCAGGCCGAAGCGGCCTTTCTCAACGGACGCATTCCAACTTATGAAGACCTGATGAAGCTCCGATATTCACGCATGGTGCTGGAAGAAAGCATGCGTCTCTATCCGCCGGTGTGGACTCTGGCGCGCACTGCCGTGAATGAGGATGAAATTGGCGGCTATCGCATCAGCGCCGGATCGGAAATCCTGATCTTTCCCTACATCACGCAGCGCCATCCCAAATGGTGGCAGGACCCGGATGTCTTTCGACCGGAACGGTTCGCGCCGGAAAATTCCGCGGCCCGCCCGCGCTACGCCTATCTCCCATTCGGCGCCGGCCCACGCACGTGCATCGGCTTGAATTTTGCCATGACGGAACTTCTGGTCGCGCTTACGTTGATCCTGCAGCGCTTCCGCATCACGCTGGCGATTGATCCTGCGAAAGTGCATCCCGAGCCGTCGGTCACTCTGCAGCCGAAGCCGGGGATTCCGGTGCGCCTGGAAAAAGTGTAA